Proteins encoded together in one Candidatus Bathyarchaeota archaeon window:
- the psmA gene encoding archaeal proteasome endopeptidase complex subunit alpha: MSIFAAPGAYDRAITVFSPDGRLFQVEYALETVNRGATIIGIVCPEGVVLGAEEKIESKLQDSNFTWKIFAVDSHIGAAVVGLGSDARILVDQARVYCQSNRLMYDEPIDVEVISKRIGDIKQIYTQHAGVRPFGVSIIFGGVDKTGNRLFSTDPSGTYRAYKAIAVGIGRETVEGVLKEEYREDLSLEETVKLVVKCLKKTLQERDEQLRVKISTIPATTKTYKTIPDEEVENYMKAVE, encoded by the coding sequence TTGTCAATATTTGCGGCACCAGGAGCATACGACCGAGCCATAACCGTGTTCTCTCCAGATGGCCGCTTATTTCAAGTAGAATACGCCCTCGAAACCGTAAACAGAGGAGCAACCATAATAGGAATAGTCTGTCCAGAAGGCGTAGTTTTGGGCGCAGAAGAAAAAATCGAATCAAAACTACAAGACTCAAACTTCACATGGAAAATTTTCGCAGTAGACAGCCACATCGGTGCGGCAGTTGTCGGGTTAGGCTCCGACGCACGTATACTAGTCGACCAAGCACGGGTATACTGTCAAAGCAACAGGCTCATGTACGACGAGCCCATTGACGTTGAAGTAATCTCTAAACGCATAGGCGACATAAAACAAATCTACACTCAACACGCCGGAGTGCGTCCCTTCGGAGTCTCCATAATCTTCGGCGGCGTCGACAAAACGGGAAATCGCCTTTTCTCCACAGACCCTAGTGGAACCTACAGAGCCTATAAAGCTATTGCAGTGGGCATTGGGAGAGAAACAGTTGAGGGCGTCCTAAAAGAAGAATACCGCGAAGACTTGAGCTTGGAAGAGACTGTGAAGCTCGTCGTTAAATGTCTCAAAAAGACTCTTCAAGAACGAGACGAACAGCTAAGAGTTAAAATAAGCACAATACCTGCAACCACAAAAACCTATAAGACAATACCTGATGAAGAAGTCGAGAATTACATGAAAGCTGTAGAATAG
- a CDS encoding ribosome assembly factor SBDS, with protein MSERYTVVRITRDGEHFEILVKPQPALNYTMGKTTSISEVLVTDTIFTDANKGTKAGEDKLKTAFQTTDTRKIAETILRKGKLQLTTDQKRQLTAEKRRQIISFIARQAVNPKTNLPHPPIRIEQAMEQVHYSIDPFKEVEEQAKDMIKLLRPIIPLKIEQIQVQVRIPPEYAAKAYGSVKGYGTIKREEWRADGSWFSIIEMPAGLYGPFLDKLGELTKGNAEARKV; from the coding sequence ATGAGTGAACGATACACCGTTGTGCGCATAACCCGCGACGGTGAACACTTCGAAATCCTAGTCAAACCACAACCCGCCCTAAACTATACAATGGGCAAAACCACGTCCATCTCTGAAGTTCTAGTCACCGATACAATATTTACCGACGCAAACAAGGGAACAAAAGCAGGTGAAGACAAACTCAAAACTGCCTTCCAAACAACAGATACCAGAAAAATTGCAGAAACAATCTTGAGAAAAGGAAAATTGCAGCTAACAACCGACCAGAAAAGACAATTAACCGCAGAAAAACGAAGACAGATAATATCTTTCATAGCACGTCAAGCTGTCAACCCGAAAACAAACCTACCCCACCCACCCATCCGCATCGAACAAGCAATGGAACAAGTCCACTACTCCATAGACCCTTTCAAAGAAGTCGAAGAACAAGCAAAAGATATGATAAAACTTCTACGTCCAATTATTCCCCTCAAAATAGAGCAAATTCAAGTCCAAGTGCGAATTCCCCCGGAATACGCCGCAAAAGCCTACGGCTCAGTCAAAGGTTATGGCACAATAAAACGTGAAGAGTGGCGCGCAGACGGCTCATGGTTCTCCATAATCGAAATGCCAGCAGGACTCTATGGTCCTTTCTTAGATAAACTTGGAGAACTAACAAAAGGAAACGCGGAAGCAAGAAAAGTGTAA
- the rrp4 gene encoding exosome complex RNA-binding protein Rrp4: MPTFYERRQLVTPGDLVAEGNYIAGENTFKENEKLYATRVGLVEYEERRVSVVALKAFYIPTIGDTIIGKVTDVTMGGWILDINAPYLALLRASDVMERSYRPQRDELSSIFDVGDLVIAKIVSYDRTRDPLLTVREPGLGKITRGQILEITPTKIPRIIGRKGSMIGVIKRETGCHILLGQNGLVLISGKNLEDEQLAVMAIRKIENESHTSGLTDRVTDMLKKEKEKEGETKNA, encoded by the coding sequence ATGCCCACATTTTATGAAAGAAGACAACTTGTAACTCCCGGCGACTTGGTAGCCGAAGGTAACTACATAGCCGGTGAGAACACATTCAAGGAAAATGAAAAACTGTACGCAACTCGTGTTGGACTAGTGGAATATGAAGAACGAAGAGTCAGCGTTGTCGCTTTAAAAGCATTCTACATTCCAACCATTGGAGACACCATAATCGGCAAAGTGACAGACGTAACAATGGGCGGTTGGATCTTAGACATCAATGCACCTTATCTGGCGCTTCTACGAGCCTCAGACGTCATGGAACGCTCTTACCGCCCTCAAAGAGACGAGTTATCATCAATCTTCGACGTGGGAGACTTGGTTATAGCTAAAATCGTATCTTATGACAGAACCCGCGACCCTCTTCTGACAGTACGGGAACCCGGTCTTGGAAAAATCACGCGTGGTCAAATACTTGAAATTACTCCAACAAAAATTCCGCGAATAATTGGCAGGAAAGGCTCGATGATAGGCGTGATAAAACGTGAGACAGGGTGTCATATCCTCTTAGGTCAAAATGGATTGGTGCTTATAAGCGGTAAGAATCTGGAAGACGAACAGCTTGCAGTCATGGCTATCCGCAAAATAGAAAATGAGTCTCACACGAGTGGTCTGACCGATCGCGTAACAGATATGTTGAAAAAAGAAAAAGAAAAGGAAGGTGAAACTAAAAATGCCTAA
- the rrp41 gene encoding exosome complex exonuclease Rrp41: MPKIEEKLIDKDGIRIGGRKFNELRPTKIQVGVLNNANGSAYIEQGKNKILAAVYGPHEVHPKHLALPDRSRLRCRYHMAPFSVDERKSPAPSRREVELSKVIRESLEPSIFLEYYPRTSIDLFIEVLQANGGTRCAGITVAALALADAGIPMRDLTVACAAGKVEGQLVLDLNDTEDKKGEADVPLAYMPNLNAITLLQMDGQLTLEEFEKAINLSLEGCKQLYNMQKEALKAKYVVLKEEVKE, from the coding sequence ATGCCTAAGATAGAAGAGAAACTGATTGATAAAGACGGTATTAGAATAGGTGGAAGGAAATTTAACGAGTTAAGACCCACAAAAATACAAGTAGGTGTCCTTAACAATGCAAATGGCTCGGCATATATCGAGCAGGGAAAAAACAAGATCTTGGCCGCAGTTTATGGACCCCATGAAGTGCATCCAAAACACCTTGCTTTACCCGACCGTTCTCGGCTAAGATGCCGATACCATATGGCGCCTTTCTCCGTAGATGAGAGAAAGTCACCTGCCCCTTCAAGAAGAGAAGTAGAGCTTTCAAAAGTAATACGAGAATCCTTAGAACCATCAATCTTCTTAGAATACTATCCGCGAACATCCATAGACCTCTTCATAGAAGTCCTCCAAGCAAACGGAGGCACAAGATGCGCAGGCATAACAGTTGCCGCATTAGCTTTGGCAGATGCAGGCATTCCAATGCGAGACTTGACAGTGGCTTGTGCCGCAGGAAAAGTAGAAGGCCAACTTGTGCTCGACTTAAACGACACCGAAGACAAAAAAGGAGAAGCAGACGTCCCCCTAGCATATATGCCAAACCTAAACGCCATAACATTGCTTCAAATGGATGGTCAATTAACGCTTGAAGAATTTGAAAAAGCCATTAACCTTTCTCTCGAAGGCTGCAAACAACTCTATAATATGCAAAAGGAAGCCCTAAAGGCAAAATATGTTGTTTTAAAGGAGGAAGTGAAAGAGTAA
- the rrp42 gene encoding exosome complex protein Rrp42 — MSMIIRVKQKQIAQLMAKGKRLDGRELNDYREIKVEMGVIEKAEGSARVLLGKTEVLVGVKIEVGKPFSDTPNEGVLTVNAELVPLASPTFEPGPPNENAIELARVVDRGIRESKAINLEKLCLEPGKKVLVVFIDVYVLNHDGNLIDASAVAALAALLNTKMFKYDVEEGEIKVKPGYTPLPVQSYPIAVTFAKINDKLAIDPWLEEEQVMDSRLTITIEKDGKICAIQKGGTGYFTTGQILEAAKIAKEKASEIRKLVVKG, encoded by the coding sequence ATGTCAATGATTATCCGCGTAAAACAGAAACAAATCGCCCAACTAATGGCTAAAGGTAAAAGATTGGATGGAAGAGAGTTAAACGACTATCGTGAAATCAAAGTAGAAATGGGCGTTATTGAAAAAGCTGAAGGCTCAGCCCGTGTTCTTTTAGGTAAAACTGAAGTACTAGTCGGAGTAAAAATTGAAGTTGGCAAACCCTTCTCAGATACTCCAAATGAAGGAGTCTTAACAGTAAACGCTGAGCTTGTCCCTTTAGCATCACCAACATTTGAACCAGGGCCTCCAAACGAGAACGCTATTGAACTTGCAAGAGTAGTGGACAGAGGTATAAGAGAGTCAAAAGCCATAAACCTTGAAAAACTCTGCCTCGAACCAGGAAAAAAAGTACTCGTAGTCTTCATTGATGTTTATGTGCTTAACCATGACGGTAACCTCATCGACGCTTCCGCTGTCGCAGCATTGGCGGCTTTGTTGAATACAAAGATGTTCAAATACGACGTCGAAGAAGGGGAAATCAAAGTAAAACCAGGCTATACTCCATTACCAGTGCAAAGCTACCCTATAGCTGTAACGTTTGCAAAGATAAATGACAAGCTTGCCATCGACCCTTGGCTGGAAGAAGAACAGGTGATGGACTCCAGATTAACTATAACTATAGAAAAAGACGGAAAAATATGTGCTATTCAGAAAGGAGGAACCGGCTACTTTACCACAGGACAAATTTTGGAAGCAGCAAAGATAGCTAAAGAAAAAGCTTCGGAAATACGTAAGTTAGTGGTGAAAGGATGA
- the rpl37A gene encoding 50S ribosomal protein L37Ae gives MGRTKKIGPTGGLGVRYGATVRKRYIEVVTETKKRYRCPQCNAPAVKRQSIGIWKCRKCGFTFTGGAYTPSTKLGATAKRAARDFSREASK, from the coding sequence ATGGGAAGAACAAAAAAGATCGGACCAACAGGAGGCTTGGGGGTTCGATATGGTGCAACAGTAAGGAAAAGATACATTGAAGTGGTAACAGAGACCAAAAAACGATATAGATGCCCCCAATGCAACGCACCTGCTGTTAAACGCCAAAGCATTGGAATTTGGAAATGCAGAAAATGCGGCTTTACCTTCACTGGCGGGGCTTACACTCCTTCAACTAAACTAGGTGCTACGGCGAAACGAGCGGCAAGAGACTTCTCTAGAGAAGCCTCAAAATAA
- a CDS encoding CDC48 family AAA ATPase, with product MSEIQLRVGDAKQRDVGRGIARLDQKTMQKLGISAGDVIEITGKRTTSAIAWPAYSEDQNQGIIRIDGFTRKNASVAINEYIVVKQATVKNATSVVLAPVDMRLNVDEDFMNFVKNRLMERTFVEGDTTLVMMLGHAIPFTVTKSRPHGIVRITKDTHFQILNEPSPETKGVPRTTYEDIGGLHEEMQRVREMVELPLRHPELFQRLGIEPPKGVLLHGPPGCGKTLLARAVANESEANFCSINGPEIMSKFYGESEARLREIFQQAQQNSPSIIFIDELDAIAPKREEVTGEVERRVVAQLLALMDGLSGRGNVIVIGATNRPGALDPALRRPGRFDREIEIGVPDKKARHEILQIHTRGMPLAENVDLKKLAETTHGYTGADLAALGRETAMKSLRRYLPEINLEEERIPPTVLEKMDVRMEDFLNAYKEITPTAMREVYIETPTVNWTDVGGLEEVKHELIEAVEWPLKNPEVFSRLGIRPPKGILLFGPPGCGKTMLARAVATESEANFITIKGPEVFSKWVGESEKAIREVFRKARMAAPAVIFFDEFDSLVPRRGMGFADSGVTERVISQLLTEMDGILTLEDVVVLAATNRPDIIDRAVLRPGRFDRLIYVPEPDEKARLEIFKIYTKDMPLKEDVDINSLAKITKGYSGADIQALCREAALNALRKSITSKIVTLADFKEAASKIGPTISPDMETWYKGFIKQVRQVRKPTTPVA from the coding sequence ATGAGTGAAATACAACTCCGCGTAGGAGACGCAAAACAACGAGACGTAGGCCGCGGCATAGCCCGCCTAGACCAAAAAACCATGCAAAAACTCGGCATAAGCGCTGGCGACGTAATAGAAATCACCGGCAAACGCACAACCAGCGCCATCGCATGGCCTGCCTACAGTGAAGACCAAAACCAAGGCATAATCCGCATAGACGGCTTCACACGCAAAAACGCAAGCGTTGCCATAAACGAATACATCGTAGTTAAACAAGCCACTGTGAAGAATGCTACAAGCGTAGTTCTGGCACCTGTCGACATGCGCCTAAACGTAGATGAAGACTTCATGAACTTCGTCAAAAACCGCCTAATGGAACGCACCTTCGTTGAAGGCGATACGACATTAGTCATGATGCTTGGCCACGCTATACCTTTCACTGTCACCAAAAGCCGCCCTCACGGAATAGTCCGCATCACCAAAGACACACACTTCCAAATCCTCAACGAACCATCCCCAGAAACAAAAGGTGTCCCCCGCACCACTTACGAAGACATAGGTGGCCTCCACGAAGAAATGCAACGCGTACGAGAAATGGTAGAGCTACCCTTGCGACACCCAGAACTTTTCCAACGCCTAGGCATAGAACCACCAAAAGGCGTCCTACTCCACGGACCACCAGGCTGCGGCAAAACCTTGCTAGCAAGAGCAGTGGCAAACGAGTCAGAAGCAAACTTCTGCTCCATAAACGGCCCAGAAATAATGAGCAAATTCTACGGCGAATCAGAAGCAAGACTGCGGGAAATCTTCCAGCAAGCACAACAAAACTCTCCAAGCATCATATTCATCGACGAGTTGGATGCAATCGCACCGAAAAGGGAAGAAGTCACAGGCGAAGTTGAAAGACGAGTAGTCGCTCAGCTACTAGCTCTAATGGACGGCTTGAGCGGAAGAGGAAACGTAATCGTCATAGGAGCCACCAACAGACCCGGAGCCCTTGACCCCGCACTTCGAAGACCAGGACGCTTCGACCGAGAGATAGAAATAGGTGTCCCAGACAAGAAGGCACGCCACGAAATCCTGCAAATTCACACCCGCGGCATGCCCCTCGCAGAAAACGTTGACTTGAAAAAGTTAGCTGAAACGACCCACGGCTACACAGGCGCAGACTTGGCGGCCTTAGGTAGAGAAACAGCAATGAAATCTTTGAGACGATATCTGCCAGAAATTAACTTAGAAGAAGAACGTATCCCCCCAACCGTTTTAGAGAAGATGGATGTACGCATGGAAGACTTCCTCAACGCCTACAAAGAAATCACCCCTACTGCCATGCGAGAAGTATACATAGAAACACCCACAGTGAATTGGACTGACGTAGGTGGATTAGAAGAAGTGAAACATGAACTAATAGAAGCAGTTGAATGGCCTTTGAAAAACCCCGAAGTTTTCAGCCGATTGGGCATAAGACCACCTAAAGGGATTCTCCTATTCGGACCACCAGGCTGTGGCAAGACAATGCTAGCAAGAGCAGTAGCAACAGAAAGCGAAGCAAACTTCATCACAATAAAAGGCCCAGAAGTCTTCAGCAAATGGGTCGGAGAATCAGAAAAAGCCATAAGAGAAGTATTCCGCAAAGCAAGAATGGCCGCGCCAGCAGTAATTTTCTTCGACGAGTTCGACTCTCTCGTACCTAGAAGAGGCATGGGATTCGCTGACAGCGGCGTTACAGAACGCGTCATCAGCCAACTTCTAACAGAAATGGATGGCATACTAACATTGGAAGACGTAGTTGTCCTTGCAGCCACAAACCGACCTGACATCATAGACCGCGCCGTGTTGCGGCCGGGACGCTTCGACAGACTCATATATGTGCCAGAGCCAGACGAAAAGGCGAGATTAGAGATTTTCAAGATTTACACCAAAGACATGCCTTTGAAAGAAGATGTTGACATAAACTCTCTAGCCAAAATTACAAAAGGCTATAGCGGAGCAGATATTCAAGCACTATGTCGCGAGGCAGCGTTAAACGCGCTGAGAAAGAGTATAACTTCAAAAATAGTAACACTAGCAGACTTCAAGGAAGCTGCAAGCAAAATAGGTCCAACTATTTCACCTGATATGGAAACATGGTATAAAGGATTTATTAAGCAGGTGAGACAGGTGCGGAAGCCTACGACACCTGTGGCATAA
- a CDS encoding elongation factor 1-beta, with protein MANIVISFKIFPTGIEVDFEKLQKQIERALPHQAKVYANYQTEPVAFGLNALIAHIQIPEDETGILDKVEQNIEKIPTVSQIQTLMVRRTR; from the coding sequence ATGGCGAACATAGTAATCAGTTTCAAAATCTTTCCAACGGGGATAGAAGTAGACTTTGAGAAACTGCAAAAACAAATAGAGAGAGCCCTTCCACACCAAGCAAAAGTTTATGCTAACTACCAAACTGAACCCGTCGCTTTTGGTCTAAACGCTCTAATAGCCCACATTCAAATTCCAGAGGACGAAACAGGTATCCTAGACAAGGTAGAACAAAACATAGAAAAAATTCCAACGGTAAGCCAAATCCAGACGCTCATGGTAAGAAGAACGCGCTGA
- a CDS encoding zinc finger domain-containing protein has translation MIQTPICTSCNRTIPPGTKVTKFNCPNCGEITIWRCQKCRKFGRHYKCPKCGFMGP, from the coding sequence ATGATACAAACACCCATCTGCACCAGCTGCAACCGCACTATACCCCCAGGCACAAAAGTCACAAAATTCAACTGCCCAAACTGCGGCGAAATAACCATCTGGCGATGCCAAAAATGCCGCAAATTCGGACGCCATTACAAATGCCCAAAATGCGGATTTATGGGGCCATGA
- a CDS encoding zinc ribbon domain-containing protein: MARKSVTVWILGCLTFLAGLHALDGFLLLKGSENESLLLTVYPFSELLGAIDPTLYLFCSLVAVFLLWGGTTVVALRNPIETFLGKVLEDGKKENQADVELLEARTSILEMMSETLANNSKLLAGLRDIVFNVRGEVLSLEPLKKSVEALKGDVGSLKKMMKRLEREVKKYKLCPACGREVLAEFRLCPYCGENLLKPAVDSGAVMLAALPVLRVKKKGAK; encoded by the coding sequence GTGGCTAGGAAAAGTGTTACCGTTTGGATCTTGGGGTGTTTGACTTTTTTAGCTGGGTTACATGCTCTAGATGGTTTTTTATTGCTGAAAGGCAGCGAGAATGAATCTTTACTTTTAACGGTTTATCCGTTCAGTGAATTGTTAGGAGCCATCGACCCAACTCTATATTTATTCTGTTCATTAGTAGCAGTATTCTTGCTTTGGGGTGGAACGACGGTGGTGGCGTTGCGAAATCCCATTGAAACTTTTTTGGGGAAAGTGTTGGAAGACGGAAAAAAAGAGAATCAAGCTGACGTGGAGCTGTTGGAGGCTAGGACGAGTATTTTGGAGATGATGAGTGAAACTTTGGCGAATAACAGTAAGTTGTTGGCTGGCTTGCGAGACATTGTTTTTAATGTGCGTGGTGAAGTTTTGAGTCTTGAACCCTTGAAAAAAAGCGTGGAAGCGTTAAAAGGTGATGTTGGAAGTTTGAAGAAGATGATGAAGCGTTTGGAGAGGGAGGTTAAGAAGTATAAGTTGTGTCCAGCTTGTGGGCGGGAGGTTTTGGCGGAGTTTAGGTTGTGCCCGTATTGTGGTGAGAATTTGTTAAAGCCTGCTGTGGATAGCGGGGCTGTGATGTTGGCAGCTTTGCCTGTGTTGCGTGTTAAGAAGAAGGGAGCGAAGTAG